The window GGACCGTATTATTTGTCGTAATGAAGGCGCCGGAGCCAAATCCGGCGAAAACGGTCAGCACGACCAGCGCGACGTACGACAGCTCCGTCGCCAGCACGGCCATGGTGAACATGGACACGCTGATAAGCGCCATGCTGACGGGCCGGAGAAGCGGGCTCCGCGTCTTGTCGTAAAGCCAGCCTGCGAGCGCGGGAGCGCTGATGTCCAGCACTTGGCGAGACACCAGGGCAGCGGAGATGTAGAGGGCGGGCAGCACCATGCCGCGCTGGATGACGAACGGCAGGAGAAAGAACATGGAGGCCATGGTCATGTGGACGACTATGTTGGCCGCCACGGCGGCGCTGAAAAGCCCCTTCCGGAAGTTGGGCAGGACAAGCAACGGGTTGGAGACGCGACTCTCAACCACAAGTAGGACAACGAACAGCACCGCGGTCACCACCTGAAGCGTGGTATGGTACGCAAAACCGGCCTCGAACGTTTCCGGCCCGTCATGGAAGTGGTTGAACGACATGACCAGGGTAGCGAGCATCACCGAGAAGAGGACGGCGCCCAGTACGTCCATGCGCTTCCCCTTCGTGGAAGACGCAGCCGGCGCTGTGCGCAGCATGTCAAGACCAAGCTTGGCCGTCAGCACCGCGAGAGGCAGTATCAGGAAAAATATCCAGCGCCAGCTCAGGTAGGTCACTGCCAGGCCCGCGCCAACGCTGCCGACCATGCCGCTGACCGACGCCGCTATGGCGGTGCTGGCCAGCGCCCGTCCGCGCTGGGATTCCGGCACGACGCTCGCGGTGATCGCCAGCGTCGTGCCCAGAATGAGGGCGCCGCCAACGCCCTGCAACGCGCGCAGGGCAATAAACTGCTCCATGGACCCCGCGAGTCCCGTGAGTGCCGTGGCCACGCCAAAGACCACCACTCCAGCCAGGAAAACCTTGTGCAGCCCCAGGACATCGCCCAGACGCCCCGCCGGCAGCGCCAGAGCCGCAAGCATGAGCAGGTAGGACGTCATCGCCCACCCGGCGTGGCCCATATCCACCTGGAACTCCTGGGCCACCGTGGGGAGCACGACGGCGACGGGCACCATGCCGAATTGGACCATGAAGTAGGCCAGAGCCGCGCCCACGAGCGCGGTCAGACGGTGTCCGCGAAGCCCGGCGCGCGCCGTGCGTTCCCGTACCTCCGTGAAGACGCTACGCATGCATAGTCTCCGTCGTTCCTCCGATATGTCAGGCGGCATGATGCCGCCTGAGGCCAGAGCGCGCTAGCCTATCTTATACTTCTGCAGCAGGTTCCGCGCGATGACCAGCTTCTGTATCTCACTCGTGCCCTCGCCGATGATCATCAGCGGGGCGTCGCGGAAGTAGCGCTCCACGGGATAGTCCTTCACGTAGCCGTAGCCGCCGTGGATGCGCATGGCCTCAAAGGTGACGCGCAGGCACATCTCGCTGGCGAAGAGCTTGGCCATGCCCGCCTCCAGGTCGGCGCGCTCGCCGGCATCCTTCTTGCGGGCGGCGGCGTAGGTGAGCAATCGGGCCGCCTCCAGCTCAGTCGCCATGTCGGCCAGCTTGGTCTGGATGACCTGATGCTGGGCGATGGGCTTGCCGAATGTCTGCCGCTGCTGCGCGTAGCGGATGGCCGCCTCAAACGCCGCCGCGGCCACACCGACGGCCCGCGCCGCCACGTTGATGCGTCCCACCTCCAGGCCAGCCATCACCTGGACGAAACCCTCGCCTTCCTTCATCCCCACCAAGTTCGTGACCGGCACGCGATAGTTGTCCAGGTGAATCTCGCAGGTGTCCACGCTCTTGTATCCCAGCTTCTCCAAGTCGCGCCCCACCTTGAAGCCGGGGTCGCCCTTCTCCGCGATGAAGCAGGAGATACCCTTGTACGGAGGGTTGGCCTTGGTGTTCGTCTTGGCCAGCAGCGCAAAGGTGTTCCCGTGCCGGGCGTTCGTGATGAACGTCTTGGTGCCGTTCACCACGTACCAGTCGCCATCGCGCACGGCGGTGGTCTGCATCGCCTGCACGTCGGAGCCAGCGTTTGGCTCGGTGAGCGCCAAGCCGCCGCGCTTCTCACCGGAGGCGAATTTGGGCAGGAAGCGCTGCTTCTGCTCCTCCGTGCCGTAGTGCATCACGACGTAGGACATGATGGAATGCGTTCCGACAGGCCCGCTCAGGCCCATCCAACCCTTGCATATCTCCTCGAAGATCATTGCGTAGGTGGTGTAGTCAAGGCCCAGTCCGCCGTACTGCGTGGGAATGACGACCCCGAAGAGTCCCATCTGCTTCATCTGCTCTATCAGATGGGCGGGAAACTCGTTCCGGTGCTCCATGTCGCTGGCGACAGGGATGACCTCTTTCTTGACCCAGTCCCGGATGGTGGTGACGATTTGTTTCTGTTCTTCGGACAGAGCGAGCACCATAGTCTCTCTACCTCCAAACGCTTTCGCTTGTGTGACTCGTGCTCCTAGAATCCACTCCAAAATTCGGCTTCATGGTTCGACAAGCTCACCATGAAAGAAAAACACCGCTCGCCCTAAGCTTGTCGAAGGGTGAGCAGGCATTTTGAAATGACTTCTAGCCGATCGCCTCGGACTGGCGGAACCGGCTGATATCCTCATGGCTGTAGCCCAGCTCTATCAGGACGTCCTCCGTATCCAGGCCCATCAGGCTCGGCCCACGCCACATTTTGGCGGGCGTGTTCGACAGCTTGAGCGCGAAGCCGGGAATGAACATCTTGTCACCCGTCGCGGGGTTCTGCGTCTCAATAACCATCTCACGGGCCTTGTTGTGCGGGTCGTCGCGCAGGTCTTCGGCGGTCAGGTTCACCGAGCCGAACTGGCAGTCCGCCCCCTTGAGAATCTTGAGCCATTCGTGCCGGGGCTTGCTCTTGAAGGACTTGCGGAAGAACGCGAACATCTCCTCCTTGAGCTTGCCCTGGGGCCGCTGGTGAGGCAGCCAGTCCTCCCGGCCCAGGACCTTCAGCAGCCGCTCCCAGAACCAGGGCTCCCGCGTGCTGAGGGTCAGGTGCTTGCCGTCCTTGCACTCGTAGATGTTGTGGCAGGGGTATGCCCCGCACAGCATCTCGTCCTCCAGATGACCGGCGGGAAGGCTGATGGAGGCATCGCTGAAGGCGACGTCAATGTACTGGCCCCTACCCGTCCTGGCCTTGTGGAGAAGGCCGATGAACAGGGCGAACGCGCCGTACCAGGCGGCGTTCATGTCCGCGTGGTTGTACGTGGGATGATGTGGTCTGCCCCGCTCGTCCTGGGGAATCATGCCGCCGACCCCCTGGAAGGAGAGATCGTGGCCAGGGATGTCGGCGTAGGGGCCGTACTGGCCGTAGCCGGACAGGGAGACATAGACAATGGCGGAGTTGGCCTTCCTGACCGCGTCGTAGTCCACGCCCAGCCGCTTGGCGACGCCGGGGCGGTTGCTCTCCACGATGGCGTCGGAGCGGGAGACCAGCTTCATGAAGATGTCCAGAGCGCCCTCCGCCTTCATGTTCAGGAAGAGGCCGCGCTTGTTGCGCCGATTGACCTGGCCGAAGCCCTTGGCCGTGGAGCCGCCCACCTGTCGGCGCTGGGCGTAGCCCGGCTCGACGATGGTGATGACGTCGGCGCCATAGTCGGCCAGGACGCCGGTGGCGAGCTGGCCGGGCCCCGCCCGACAAAGGTCTATGACCCGGTAGCCTTCCAAAGCGCCTTTGTTCATCATCGCTCCTTTTCTATCGGCCCCGTTGCCGTCGCGACCAGTTGACGAGCCTCAGGGCATTGGTCTTGATGAAACCCACCGCGTCCCGCGGGTCGTAGCCGCCCGCCACGTCCATGCTGGACTGGTCCTGGTCATACAGGGACTGTGGCGACGAGCGTCCCGTGACGATGACGTTGCCCTTGTAGAGCGCCACGCGCACCGTGCCGTTCACCGGCTCCTGCGCCTTATCGAACAGTACCCGCAGGCACTCCATCTCCGGCGAGAACCAGTAGCCGTAGTACACCAGCTCGGCAAAGCGCGGGATGAGCGTGTCCCGAAGGTGCATGACCTCCCGGTCCATGGTCAGGCCCTCCAGGTCACGGTGCGCCAGTTGCAGCACCGTGCCCGCGGGCGTCTCGTACACGCCGCGCGACTTGATGCCCACATAGCGGTTTTCGACCATGTCCACGCGGCCCACGCCGTTGCGGCCCGCCACCTGGTTCAGATAGGTGAACAGCTCCAACGGCGTGTTCTTCTCCGCGCCGTCCGACACATTGCGCACGCGCACGGGGTCGCCGCGCCGGAACTCGATTTCCAGTTCGGTCTCCCTGTCCGGCGCCTTCTGCGGCGAGACGGTCAGCTCGAACATCTCCTCGCGGGGCCGCCGCGCCGGGTCCTCCAGCTCGCCCGCCTCGTAGCTGATGTGCATAAGGTTAGCGTCGCTTGACCAGGGGGCCGACGCCGTGGCCTTCACCGGAATGCCGTGCTGCTGAGCGTACGCGATAAGCTCTTTGCGGCCGGGGAACCGCTCGAAGAAGGACGGGTCTTTCCAGGGCGCGACGACCTTCATCCGCGGCGCCAGAACATGGTAGGTCAGCTCAAAACGGACCTGATCGTTGCCCTTGCCCGTGGAGCCGTGGGACACCGTCTCGGCCCCTTCGCGCCTGGCGGCCTCGACTTGCTTCTGGGCGATGAGGGGCCGCGCCAGGGACGTGCCGAGGAGGTAGCGCCCCTCGTACACCGCGTTGGCCCGGAGCGCCGGGAAAATGAAGTCCGTGACAAACTCCTTCTTCACATCCTCCACATACGCCTTGGCCGCACCCACCTGCAGCGCCTTCTGGCGGACCGCATCGAAGTCCTCCGTCTGGCCCAGATCGGCCACATAGGCGATGACCTCGTACCCCTTCTCGTGGATAAGCCAGTGGAGGATCGTGGAGGTGTCCAATCCTCCACTGTAGGCCAGGACAACTTTCTTGCTCATGCTCTCCATGACCTCGGTCGAACTAGTGCGCGGGCGCGGGCGGCACGGGCTGCGCCGCGACTGCCTTAATCACCTTGTCCAGGACCGCCAGCGCCTGGTCTATCTCCTCGCGGGAGACGGTCAGCGCCGGAGCCAGCCGTAGCGCGTCAGGCCGCACGTTGTTGACGATCAGCCCTTCACGCAGAGCGGCAAGAGTGACAGCTTCCGCCAGGGGAGCGTTGAACTCAATGGCGGTGAGCAGGCCCATGCCGCGCGCGTCGGTGATGTGCGGGTATTTGGCCTTCAGCTTCCGCAGACCGGACAGCAGGTACTCGCCCATCTCCCACGCCCGGTCCGGAATGCGCTGCTCGATGATGTACTTCACGACGGCGTACGCGGTGGCCGTCGCCAGCGGGTTGCCGCCGAAGGTTGAGCCGTGGTCGCCCGGCTGGAACACGGCGGCCCGCTCCTTGGCGAGCAGCGCGCCGATGGGAAACCCGCCGCCCATGCCCTTGGCGAGCGTCATAATGTCCGGCTCCGCCCCCATGTGCTGGTAGGCGAACAGCGACCCCGTGCGGCCTATGCCCGTCTGCACCTCGTCCAGAATGAGCAGGATGTTGTGCTTGTCGCACCAGGCGCGCACCCGCTTCAGGTAGTCGGGCGCCGGCACGATGACGCCGCCCTCGCCCTCGATAGGCTCCAGCAGGATGGCGCACGTCTTCTTGCTCGTCGCCTTCTTGATGGCGTCCACGTCGTTGTACGGGACGTTGACGAATCCCTCCGGCAGCGGCGTGTAGGGCGCCTGGTACTTCGGCTGGCCGGTGGCGGCCACCATCGCCAGGCTGCGTCCGTGAAAGGAGTCCATGGCGCTGATGATTTCATACGCGCCGTCGCGGTGCAGCTTGCCGTAGCGCCGCGCCAGCTTGATGGCCGCCTCATTGGCCTCCGTGCCGCTGTTGACGAAATAGGCGCGCTGCAGGCAGCTATTCCGCACCAGAAGCTCCGCCAACTGCACCTGGGGAACGGTATAGAAAAGATTGGACACGTGCATTAGGGTGCGCGCCTGCTCCGTGATGGCGTTGACCACCACCGGGTGGCAGTGTCCCAGGGAACACACGGCGATGCCGTCAATAAAGTCCAGGTACTCCCTGCCCTCGTCGTCCCATAC of the Dehalococcoidia bacterium genome contains:
- a CDS encoding MFS transporter, yielding MRSVFTEVRERTARAGLRGHRLTALVGAALAYFMVQFGMVPVAVVLPTVAQEFQVDMGHAGWAMTSYLLMLAALALPAGRLGDVLGLHKVFLAGVVVFGVATALTGLAGSMEQFIALRALQGVGGALILGTTLAITASVVPESQRGRALASTAIAASVSGMVGSVGAGLAVTYLSWRWIFFLILPLAVLTAKLGLDMLRTAPAASSTKGKRMDVLGAVLFSVMLATLVMSFNHFHDGPETFEAGFAYHTTLQVVTAVLFVVLLVVESRVSNPLLVLPNFRKGLFSAAVAANIVVHMTMASMFFLLPFVIQRGMVLPALYISAALVSRQVLDISAPALAGWLYDKTRSPLLRPVSMALISVSMFTMAVLATELSYVALVVLTVFAGFGSGAFITTNNTVLLSALPSSERGFSGGMLETTRQLGHTVAVALVSAVVAVVLNGADGVNASPRVYMEAFRYACFVVAG
- a CDS encoding argininosuccinate synthase, coding for MSKKVVLAYSGGLDTSTILHWLIHEKGYEVIAYVADLGQTEDFDAVRQKALQVGAAKAYVEDVKKEFVTDFIFPALRANAVYEGRYLLGTSLARPLIAQKQVEAARREGAETVSHGSTGKGNDQVRFELTYHVLAPRMKVVAPWKDPSFFERFPGRKELIAYAQQHGIPVKATASAPWSSDANLMHISYEAGELEDPARRPREEMFELTVSPQKAPDRETELEIEFRRGDPVRVRNVSDGAEKNTPLELFTYLNQVAGRNGVGRVDMVENRYVGIKSRGVYETPAGTVLQLAHRDLEGLTMDREVMHLRDTLIPRFAELVYYGYWFSPEMECLRVLFDKAQEPVNGTVRVALYKGNVIVTGRSSPQSLYDQDQSSMDVAGGYDPRDAVGFIKTNALRLVNWSRRQRGR
- a CDS encoding acetylornithine transaminase; this encodes MSNWQELESKYFLRTGRRLPVTLVRGQGTRVWDDEGREYLDFIDGIAVCSLGHCHPVVVNAITEQARTLMHVSNLFYTVPQVQLAELLVRNSCLQRAYFVNSGTEANEAAIKLARRYGKLHRDGAYEIISAMDSFHGRSLAMVAATGQPKYQAPYTPLPEGFVNVPYNDVDAIKKATSKKTCAILLEPIEGEGGVIVPAPDYLKRVRAWCDKHNILLILDEVQTGIGRTGSLFAYQHMGAEPDIMTLAKGMGGGFPIGALLAKERAAVFQPGDHGSTFGGNPLATATAYAVVKYIIEQRIPDRAWEMGEYLLSGLRKLKAKYPHITDARGMGLLTAIEFNAPLAEAVTLAALREGLIVNNVRPDALRLAPALTVSREEIDQALAVLDKVIKAVAAQPVPPAPAH
- a CDS encoding acyl-CoA dehydrogenase family protein, producing the protein MVLALSEEQKQIVTTIRDWVKKEVIPVASDMEHRNEFPAHLIEQMKQMGLFGVVIPTQYGGLGLDYTTYAMIFEEICKGWMGLSGPVGTHSIMSYVVMHYGTEEQKQRFLPKFASGEKRGGLALTEPNAGSDVQAMQTTAVRDGDWYVVNGTKTFITNARHGNTFALLAKTNTKANPPYKGISCFIAEKGDPGFKVGRDLEKLGYKSVDTCEIHLDNYRVPVTNLVGMKEGEGFVQVMAGLEVGRINVAARAVGVAAAAFEAAIRYAQQRQTFGKPIAQHQVIQTKLADMATELEAARLLTYAAARKKDAGERADLEAGMAKLFASEMCLRVTFEAMRIHGGYGYVKDYPVERYFRDAPLMIIGEGTSEIQKLVIARNLLQKYKIG
- a CDS encoding CaiB/BaiF CoA-transferase family protein; this translates as MMNKGALEGYRVIDLCRAGPGQLATGVLADYGADVITIVEPGYAQRRQVGGSTAKGFGQVNRRNKRGLFLNMKAEGALDIFMKLVSRSDAIVESNRPGVAKRLGVDYDAVRKANSAIVYVSLSGYGQYGPYADIPGHDLSFQGVGGMIPQDERGRPHHPTYNHADMNAAWYGAFALFIGLLHKARTGRGQYIDVAFSDASISLPAGHLEDEMLCGAYPCHNIYECKDGKHLTLSTREPWFWERLLKVLGREDWLPHQRPQGKLKEEMFAFFRKSFKSKPRHEWLKILKGADCQFGSVNLTAEDLRDDPHNKAREMVIETQNPATGDKMFIPGFALKLSNTPAKMWRGPSLMGLDTEDVLIELGYSHEDISRFRQSEAIG